The following proteins come from a genomic window of Streptomyces sp. Sge12:
- a CDS encoding ABC-three component system middle component 2 — MNPLNSPVEVGMRTLVLLARSHPHPLDLSWLVVLDHAMLHSSQFDGPPSLHPRLPAQPGELGMKRQMMQEGLEVLLRAGLATVEATESGITYQATPRGSGFVGILEAPYVGELRRRAQWAVEQFASTTDAVAATRDITTRWHNEFTTDMQHLGVGRG; from the coding sequence ATGAACCCGCTCAACAGTCCCGTCGAAGTGGGGATGCGTACGTTGGTCCTGCTAGCCCGCAGCCATCCTCACCCACTGGACCTCTCCTGGCTGGTGGTCCTGGACCACGCCATGCTGCACAGCAGCCAGTTTGACGGCCCGCCCAGCCTCCATCCCCGCCTACCCGCCCAGCCAGGTGAGCTCGGCATGAAGCGGCAGATGATGCAGGAAGGGTTGGAGGTCCTGCTGCGTGCCGGCCTGGCCACGGTCGAGGCGACCGAGAGCGGCATCACCTACCAGGCGACCCCACGCGGCTCGGGGTTCGTCGGCATTCTGGAGGCCCCGTATGTTGGCGAACTGCGTCGGCGCGCGCAGTGGGCCGTAGAGCAGTTCGCCTCGACCACGGACGCAGTGGCGGCCACACGCGACATCACGACCCGTTGGCACAACGAATTCACCACCGACATGCAGCACCTGGGAGTCGGCCGTGGCTAA